A region of the Leptospira noumeaensis genome:
CCCAATATTAGTTTTGCTAGGTCTGACTCTTTCTTCTCCCTATTGGTTAAAATCATCGGAAACTTACCAAAAATCAGATGTAGCGGTTCTCGAAATTGTAAACAAACTTCCTTCCAAAAAAAATCTGAAAGCAGTCGTTACGCTATCAGAACGTTCTGATTTCAAAAAACTAATTCTCGTTATCCGAGAGGATAAAACACAAAATCAATTGTATTCCCCTCTGGAAAAAGAATCCAAAATCAAAGATGTTTTAAGTTCTCTAGGAATGAATCCCACTATAGTTTCTTCCCTCATAATCCAAACATCCAAAATGGGTGACACAGACGAGGCATCCAAAAACCTATTAAAAATAGCCGTTGCTGACAATCTCGGAAGCATTTTACTCCTTTGTCGGGAGTATGAAACCAAAAGAGTTTTAGGAACCTATCGCAAAACCTTAGCCAGTTTGCCCATTAAGGTAACTGCTTACGGATTTCCATCTGAGGTCTCAGGATCAAATTGGTTCTTAACAGAAGATGGAGTTCGGGAAATCACCGGCGAATTTGTACGTTATCTGTATTCTTATATTAGAGGTGTCCTATAAATGGATGAAATTAAAGATTCCAACGAACTGATTGAACAACGCATTCAAAAAATTAACGATTTAAAAACCAAAGGAATCAACCCCTACCCACTTCGTTTTTTCCCCAATGCCAATTCCAAATCACTAATCACAGGGTTTGATCCCAACCAAACAGAAAAAAAATCCTTCAAACTGGGTGGTCGTTTGCATGCAAAACGTGTGATGGGAAAAGCAAGTTTTGCTCACCTAAAAGATGCCGAAGGTCTCATCCAATTGTATGCCACTCGGGATGATTTAGGCGAAGAAAACTATTCTCTTTTCAAATCACTCGACTTAGGAGATTGGATTGGAATCGAAGGTTGGCTCTTCCAAACACAAAAAGGGGAAACTACACTTCACCTAACAAGCGTCCAACTCCTTGCAAAATGTATCCGCCCTTTACCTGTTGTCAAAGAAAAAGACGGGGTCATCTACGATGCTTTCTCAGATGTAGAACAAAGATACCGCATGCGTTATGTGGACTTGGTTGTGAACGATAGCGTAAGGGAAACATTCAAAATGCGTTCAAGGATCATTTCTGAAATTCGTAAATTTTTGACAAATGAAGGATTCTTGGAAGTAGAAACTCCCATGATGCAACCGATTGCTGGTGGTGCCGCTGCTCGCCCTTTTGTGACCCACCATAACACTCTAGATATGGAGTTATTTCTACGGATTGCACCGGAACTCTATCTTAAACGACTGATCGTGGGTGGAATGGACAGAGTCTTTGAACTCAATCGTAACTTTCGTAACGAAGGAATTTCCACAAAACACAATCCAGAATTCACAATGATGGAAGCCTATATGGCTTTTGGTGATATGGAAACGATGTTGTCTCTCACGGAACGAATGATAGTTTCGGTGGCAGAAGCCATTGGCAAAGGTTTAAAATTTGCTTACGGAAAAGATCAAATAGATCTCTCGGCTCCATGGAAACGTGCAAAATACATTGATATCATTAAAGAATATTCAGGAATCGATTTTAGTAAAATTACTGACCTGAATGATGCTATCACCCAAGCAAAAGCCAAAGGTGTGGATTCTTCTGATTCCGTTTCCATTTGGAAGGTATGTGATGATGTGTTCAGTTCCCTTGTCGAACCACACCTCATCCAACCTATCTTTATTACGGATTTTCCAAAAGAACTTTCGCCGCTCGCTAAGTCCGGGGAAGACGATCCAAAATATGTGGAACGTTTTGAACCTTATGTTGCTGGACGTGAGATTGGAAACGCCTTCACTGAGTTAAATGATCCTTTCGACCAAAGAGAACGATTCGAAGAACAAGTGAAACAAAGAGAAGCTGGTGATGATGAAGCCTTTATGATGGATGATGATTATATCCGGGCACTTGAATATGGACTTCCACCAACAGGTGGCCTCGGAATTGGAATTGATCGTCTGGTGATGTTACTCACGGACTCCCATTCCATCCGTGATACCATTCTATTCCCACTCATGAGACCGGAATAAAATTCTGTAGCGATCCAAAAATCCACAGTCTGACTTTTCGCTAAAATTTTTTGCGGAAAGCTCAGGACATAAAAAAAGCCTCCAGGGAGAATCTCCTCGGAGGCTTTTCTTTTTAATGAACGAAAGAAAACTTTACTTTCGGTAGATATTTAATTTTGGTTCTGACTCGATGGTGCGGATCAGTTTTGATAGATTAGACTGAAAGGTAGCTGTTTGGCCAGGATTTAAGTTATAATTAATGGTTTCTTTTCTATTTGTATAACTAATCGCAATCGATTGATTCTCGCCAATTTTTGGGATGAGATCAGAAGAGATAGCTGAGCTAATGATAATCGTGTCAGAATAATCTGTGTTGGTGCGTTTTAGGTTGTACCAAGTTTCCCCTAACTTTAAGGAAACACCAATTGGGATGTCTACGTCAAAGGTTCCAATTTCATAAAGGAGAAAATACTGCACAAGGCCCGTGCCATTGTCCCTTTCTGCCTTAAAATACACACAAGGACGTTTCCCTGGAAACAACCAAAGAAATCTTTGTAAACAGAGATCTTTAGAAATAGCCGTCTGTTGCTCTAAGGTTGGTTCCGGTGTGACCACATAGGCTTTGGTTCCCGAGCAGGAAACAACAACCAGAAAAATGAGAAAAATGGAGGAAATTCGGGTGAGGGAGAAGATTCTTTCCATGGTAAGCTCAACCTTTTTCGAGGTGCAAGGTTTGGCAAAGGAAAAAATCCTGTTCCTATGGTATCTTATCCCAAAGGAAAAATAAAAGTCCTACTTCTGGAAAACGTCCACAAGGATGCTTACGAACTTTTCCACCGAGACGGTTTTGACGTGACCCTCGTCAAAGATGCGATGGAAGAAGCGGAACTCATCGAAAGGATTTCGGATGTACATGTTTTAGGCATTCGTAGCAAAACAAATGTTACAACCAAGGCCTTAGAAAATGCTAAAAAATTAATGACCATTGGTTGTTTCTGTATTGGAACTAACCAAGTAGAACTTGAGGAAGCAGAAAAACGTGCGATTCCTGTATTCAATGCTCCGTATAGCAATACAAGATCAGTTGCGGAACTTGTCATCGCTGAGATCATTATGCTTGCGAGAAAAGCTACCGACCAATCGCGTGATGTACATTTAGGCAAATGGAATAAAATTGCAAAAGGTTGTTTTGAAGTTCGGGGAAAAACACTCGGAATCATCGGTTATGGACATATTGGATCTCAAGTTTCTGTCCTTGCAGAATCTATGGGGATGAAGGTTGTTTTTTACGACATCATATCCAAACTTCCTCTTGGAAACGCATCTTCTGTACACAGTTACGAAGAACTGCTACAACAATCTGATTTTATTACCTTCCATGTTCCAGAAACAGATGAAACCAAAAATCTATTCCGCAAAGAACATTTGAATCTAGTAAAACCTGGTGCTTATTTGTTAAACCTTTCTCGTGGCAAAGTATTAGAAATTGATGCTCTTGTGGAAGGACTAAAATCAGGAAAACTTGCTGGTGCAGGTGTGGACGTTTTTCCTGAGGAACCTAAATCCAATGATGATCCATTTGTTAGTCCACTCCAAGGATTACCAAACCTCATCCTAACGCCACATATCGGTGGTTCTACGGAAGAGGCACAAAAAAACATTGGAACAGAAGTTGCTGAAAAACTCCTAAAATATGTGAACAATGGATCCACTACTTTCTCAGTCAATTTTCCAAATATTGAATTAGGAAACTTAAAATCGGGATACCACCGGATTTTAAACATCCACCAAAACCAACCAGGGTTTTTAAGAGATATCAACTCGATCATTTCTGATTTAGGTGGAAACATTTTAACACAAAACTTAAGTACCTCATCTAATATTGGTTATTTGAGTATGGAAATTGATAAAAACTTGGGTGATGAACTAAAAGATAAAATCAAAGCCCATAAACATTCCATTCGCACGCGAATCCTGTATTAGAAACTAGAAACTTGGGAGGGATACATCCAAATGATCGAAATCCTTCCCATTTTTACCAACTCTCCTCTCAGAAACTTTAGTTACCTTGTTTATTCCAATAGAACGGGTGAAGCCTATTGTATTGATCCCTTTGATGCAAAATCCCTACTCGGTTTTGCGCAAAAGTTAGGAGTCAAAATTAAAGGAATTTTAAATACTCATGAACATGGGGATCATACCCAAGGGAATCTTGAATTAAAAGAGGAAACAAAAGCAATCATCTACGGTCATAAAGATGCCAAACATAAAATTCCAGGAATGGATCAAATTTTAAAAGAAGGTGATATTGTTTTTTCTGTGGAAGAGGAATCACTTGCTGTTTGGGACACACCTGGGCATACATTCTCTCACCTAAGTTTTGTTCGTAAAAATCCAAAGACTATTTTAGGAATTTTTTCGGGTGATACTTTATTTAACGTAGGGGTAGGAAATTGTTTTCGCGGTGGAGATCCCAATGTTTTGTACGATACAATACGATCACGTTATGAAACCCTTCCTGACTCTTGTTTATTGTATCCCGGACATGATTATTGGGAAAACAATTTGAAGTTTGCAGAACATATAGATCCTGAAAACAAGTTTCGCGAAGAATTTCAAACGTCCCTACAACCCTTTCAAGTTTCAGAAATGAGTATAGAAAAGAAACTGAAT
Encoded here:
- the lysS gene encoding lysine--tRNA ligase, with product MKDSNELIEQRIQKINDLKTKGINPYPLRFFPNANSKSLITGFDPNQTEKKSFKLGGRLHAKRVMGKASFAHLKDAEGLIQLYATRDDLGEENYSLFKSLDLGDWIGIEGWLFQTQKGETTLHLTSVQLLAKCIRPLPVVKEKDGVIYDAFSDVEQRYRMRYVDLVVNDSVRETFKMRSRIISEIRKFLTNEGFLEVETPMMQPIAGGAAARPFVTHHNTLDMELFLRIAPELYLKRLIVGGMDRVFELNRNFRNEGISTKHNPEFTMMEAYMAFGDMETMLSLTERMIVSVAEAIGKGLKFAYGKDQIDLSAPWKRAKYIDIIKEYSGIDFSKITDLNDAITQAKAKGVDSSDSVSIWKVCDDVFSSLVEPHLIQPIFITDFPKELSPLAKSGEDDPKYVERFEPYVAGREIGNAFTELNDPFDQRERFEEQVKQREAGDDEAFMMDDDYIRALEYGLPPTGGLGIGIDRLVMLLTDSHSIRDTILFPLMRPE
- the serA gene encoding phosphoglycerate dehydrogenase — translated: MVSYPKGKIKVLLLENVHKDAYELFHRDGFDVTLVKDAMEEAELIERISDVHVLGIRSKTNVTTKALENAKKLMTIGCFCIGTNQVELEEAEKRAIPVFNAPYSNTRSVAELVIAEIIMLARKATDQSRDVHLGKWNKIAKGCFEVRGKTLGIIGYGHIGSQVSVLAESMGMKVVFYDIISKLPLGNASSVHSYEELLQQSDFITFHVPETDETKNLFRKEHLNLVKPGAYLLNLSRGKVLEIDALVEGLKSGKLAGAGVDVFPEEPKSNDDPFVSPLQGLPNLILTPHIGGSTEEAQKNIGTEVAEKLLKYVNNGSTTFSVNFPNIELGNLKSGYHRILNIHQNQPGFLRDINSIISDLGGNILTQNLSTSSNIGYLSMEIDKNLGDELKDKIKAHKHSIRTRILY
- a CDS encoding hydroxyacylglutathione hydrolase; protein product: MIEILPIFTNSPLRNFSYLVYSNRTGEAYCIDPFDAKSLLGFAQKLGVKIKGILNTHEHGDHTQGNLELKEETKAIIYGHKDAKHKIPGMDQILKEGDIVFSVEEESLAVWDTPGHTFSHLSFVRKNPKTILGIFSGDTLFNVGVGNCFRGGDPNVLYDTIRSRYETLPDSCLLYPGHDYWENNLKFAEHIDPENKFREEFQTSLQPFQVSEMSIEKKLNPFFRRNTSSVKNRLAELEEKISDDRSIFLTLRKLRDNW